In a genomic window of Mustela nigripes isolate SB6536 chromosome 8, MUSNIG.SB6536, whole genome shotgun sequence:
- the RHBDD3 gene encoding rhomboid domain-containing protein 3, producing the protein MRAQGPLSLPSLALPLASSVLMLLLGSLWLVGAGPSLALAPELLLDPWQAHRLLTHALGHTALPGLLLSLLLLPTLGWWQECHLGTLRFLHASALLALAAGLMGVLLAGLGVSSAAGGCGYMPVHLAMLAGQGHHPRQPQGVLPPWLLPWLLLALTPLLSSEPPFLQLFCGLLAGLAYAAGAFRWLELSERRLQALQEGVLCRALAGGWPLRLLPTPGIPAELPLTHPAGVRPPTPGPLYMASPSLWALSEGSALLPPGLGPVQPAWEVSSEVGLAWAGPTFPPGTPLWAALDEQLLQEGIEASLLEGQRPESPLRLPKSSVSSLRLQQLERMGFPTEQAVVALAATGRVEGAVSLLVGGEVGTEALVTQGRGGPAHPEGPGPP; encoded by the exons ATGCGTGCCCAAGGTCCCCTCAGCCTACCGTCCCTGGCGCTGCCTCTTGCCTCCTCCGTCCTGATGCTGCTGCTGGGCAGCCTGTggctggtgggggctgggccCAGCCTTGCCCTGGCCCCCGAGCTGCTGCTGGACCCTTGGCAGG caCACCGGCTGCTGACCCATGCCTTGGGCCACACGGCCCTACCTGGCCTGCTCCTGAGCCTGCTGCTCCTGCCCACTCTGGGCTGGTGGCAGGAGTGCCACCTGGGAACTCTGCGGTTCCTGCATGCCTCTGCCCTGCTCGCCCTAGCTGCTGGGCTCATGGGGGTGCTGCTGGCGGGCCTTGGGGTGTCCAGTGCAGCTGGCGGCTGCGGCTACATGCCCGTCCACCTGGCCATGCTGGCAGGGCAGGGTCACCACCCTCGCCAGCCCCAGGGGGTCCTGCCACCGTGGCTCCTGCCATGGCTCCTGCTGGCCTTGACACCACTGCTCAGCTCCGAGCCGCCCTTCCTGCAGCTCTTCTGTGGCCTTCTTGCCGGCCTGGCCT ATGCAGCAGGGGCCTTCCGGTGGCTGGAGCTGTCAGAGCGGCGGCTGCAAGCACTACAGGAGGGCGTCTTGTGCAGGGCACTGGCTGGGGGCTGGCCGCTCCGACTCCTTCCTACCCCAGGCATCCCGGCTGAGCTGCCGCTCACCCATCCTGCCGGAGTGAG GCCTCCCACCCCCGGACCTCTTTACATGGCCTCCCCTAGCCTCTGGGCCCTCAGTGAAGGCTCAGCCCTGCTCCCGCCAGGCCTGGGGCCTGTGCAGCCAGCCTGGGAGGTCTCCTCAGAGGTGGGCCTGGCCTGGGCCGGGCCCACCTTCCCCCCAGGGACCCCACTGTGGGCAGCCCTGGATGAGCAGCTGCTGCAGGAGGGGATCGAGGCCTCACTCCTCGAGGGGCAGCGTCCTGAGAGCCCACTCCGGCTGCCCAAGTCATCCGTCTCCTCTCTGCG GCTGCAGCAGCTGGAGCGCATGGGCTTCCCCACAGAACAGGCAGTGGTGGCCCTGGCAGCCACAGGCCGAGTGGAGGGTGCCGTGTCACTGCtggttgggggggaggtgggcaCCGAGGCCCTGGTGACTCAAGGGAGGGGCGGGCCCGCTCACCCTGAGGGTCCTGGTCCTCCCTAG